One Capsicum annuum cultivar UCD-10X-F1 chromosome 2, UCD10Xv1.1, whole genome shotgun sequence genomic window carries:
- the LOC107860826 gene encoding putative pectate lyase 2: MEKLISSLYLVSWLLIFSISSSHGKRMNVIDSCWRSNPKWSTNRQALANCAKGFGSGAIGGKNGAIYIVNDASDDPVNPKQGTLRYGVIQTRPLWIIFLQNMLITLKNELIISSFKTIDGRGAKVDIAYGPCLTIQFVKHVIVHGINLHDCRIAKPGPVRVSPIQVLQRSGTDGDAITVYTSSNIWIDHCSFSRAADGLIDVVHASTGITVSNSYFTQHDHVILLGNQEGLIRDKMMKVTIAFNHFGPGLFQRMPTIRYGYAHVANNYYEPWKVYAIGGACNPTILSEGNYFIASRTKKQVTHRDFASPKEWGKWNWKSYKDVFINGAFFTASGKGSANPKYTSSSQSFSVAHGSQVPYLTSDAGPLKCFPNRPC; this comes from the exons ATGGAAAAACTGATCAGTTCCCTCTATTTGGTTTCATGGCttctaattttttctatttcttcatcgCATGGGAAAAGAATGAACGTTATAGATTCATGTTGGCGATCAAATCCCAAATGGTCTACAAATCGCCAAGCTTTAGCCAATTGTGCTAAAGGCTTTGGTAGTGGTGCCATTGGGGGAAAAAATGGAGCAATTTACATCGTGAATGATGCTTCCGATGATCCCGTCAACCCTAAGCAAGGCACACTCCGATACGGAGTAATTCAAACAAGACCACTTTGGAttattttcctacaaaacatgCTTATCACTCTTAAAAATGAGCTTATAATTAGTTCATTTAAAACAATAGATGGAAGAGGTGCCAAAGTGGATATAGCTTACGGACCTTGTTTAACTATTCAATTTGTGAAACATGTGATTGTTCATGGAATTAACTTACATGATTGTAGGATTGCTAAGCCTGGACCTGTTAGAGTTAGTCCTATTCAGGTTCTACAGAG GTCTGGTACAGATGGAGATGCTATCACGGTATATACATCTTCAAATATTTGGATCGATCATTGTTCTTTTTCCCGTGCTGCTGATGGTCTCATTGATGTAGTTCATGCTTCTACTGGTATTACTGTCTCTAACAGCTACTTTACCCAACATGACCAT GTGATACTGCTGGGAAACCAAGAAGGATTGATTCGTGACAAAATGATGAAAGTCACAATTGCGTTCAATCATTTTGGTCCTGGCCTTTTTCAAAGGATGCCAAC GATTCGGTATGGCTATGCTCATGTGGCTAACAATTACTACGAACCTTGGAAGGTTTATGCAATTGGTGGAGCCTGTAATCCAACTATTCTTAGTGAAGGAAATTACTTTATTGCCTCTCGCACCAAAAAACAG GTTACTCATAGGGATTTTGCTAGTCCAAAGGAGTGGGGAAAGTGGAATTGGAAGTCGTACAAAGATGTATTCATCAATGGAGCTTTTTTCACTGCTTCAGGAAAAGGAAGTGCAAATCCAAAGTATACTTCATCATCGCAGTCATTTAGTGTTGCTCATGGATCCCAAGTTCCTTATTTGACTTCTGATGCTGGCCCTCTTAAATGTTTTCCTAATCGACCTTGCTAA